CCTCGCGGCCGGTTTCAAGAAAGAAGAAGCCTTCGACGAGCTTATCCCGAACACCGCCGGTAACGGTGGGGTGTGGTGGGCGGCCGGCGGGCGTAAAACCTAACCGCTCCCCCCAAGATTATACCCGCCGGCGCTCTTAACGGGCGCCGGCATCGACGATCCCTAGCCCGGAGGTAAGCCTAAATGGACACCCAGATCCGTCACCCCATGTTGGTTCGCGGCAAGCACGACGAGCTATCGCGCCAGCAATTCGTCCACAATCTCCGGCTTTGCCTCGCTGCCGACGTCATGCCGGGTAACCGCACGGTGTACGAACAGCGTGTGAAACCCGCGTTCCGCCGCAAGAAGAAGCGCGATCCGAAAGACCGTCACGAAGTCCGCCGCGAAATGACCAAGGACCCCTACTACCGCCTGTTCTCCGCGACCCAGCGGGCAAGCCAGGAAATGATGTGGGACTCGGTAACCGACAGCGTCGAACGCGAGCTTCCGGAACTTAAGAAGCGCGCGCGTGGCAACCCCCACAAGACCAAGGGAACGCTGCGGATCGGCAAAAACTTTGAGGTACCGCGGTACCACACCGCCGCGGACATTCACCTCCAGCCGGGCGGCTATCATGCGACGCCTGACGGCGAGGACTCAATCGCTGCCGGCGCGCTCTACGACCGCTCCGTGTTCATCTATGCGGTCGGCGGTATGGGCGACATGAACGACGACCTCGGCAAAACCGTGATCGACTATTACCGAGCGAACTATCCAGGCGAAAACCCGACGCGCATACTCGACATGGGATGCTCGGTCGGGCATAGCACCTTGGCGTGGGCCCAAGCCTATCCAAAGGCCGAGGTCCACGGTCTGGATTGCGGGGCCGGCATGGTACGTTACGCCGATGCGCGCGCGCGACATCTCGGCATTACCGCACACTTCTCCCAACAGAATGCCGAGAAAACGGATTTCCCGGACAATCACTTCGACGTCGTCGTCTCGCACATCATGCTGCATGAAACGTCTGCGAGCGCGATCAAGAACATCATCCGCGAAAGTCGCCGCATCCTGCGCCCCGGCGGGGTCATGATGCATCTCGATCTAGCCCGCAACGAAGGCATGAAGCCCTTCGATTCCTTTCTCATGGATTGGGAGGCCTACAACAACAACGAAACGTTCCTGGTGCGGCTGCGCGATATGGATTGGAAGAAGATCGCTGTCGATGCCGGGTTCAAACCCTCTAAGTGCAAGATCGACGGCTCGATGATGCATACCGCGCGCAAAATGCTGGAGGCAGGCCAAAAACCGCACTACACGGCAACCTTCCCGATCCTCGTCGGGTGTAAATAGGTGGCGTCCGTGCGCCGCAAAACGGCCAAGAAGGCCGCCTCCAAACCCGCCAAGGCCAAGGCAAGACCCGCCAAGAAGAAAGCCGCCACGGCCAAAAGGGGCGTGGCCAAACGCGCGGCGTCAAAGCGGGCCGTCAATGCCAAGGTGTCAACGGCAACCACGCCGATGGCGCGGGCGGCAAAGGGCAAACGGCCGCAATATTTCGAAGACCCTGCGGTCGATAAGCTGCACCTCATGGTCATGGCCCTGATCGAAGAACTATCCGTGACCCGCGACCGCCTCGACACGGTCGAACGGTTGATCGAGAAATACGGGCTGTTCAAGGTAAACGAGGTCGAGGACTATTTCCCTGACCCGAAGGCCGATGCGGCGCGTACCGGCCGCCGCATCGCCTACATTCGCCGGGTGATGAAGGGCATCACCGACGAAATCGAAAACCTACGCGGGCAAGATCCGGCGTTGGAGTTTGACGAGGTCGTGGACGTCATTTCAAGCTGATCGATCTAACGAGCAAAAAAAGGGCGGCTCAACCGAGCCGCCCTTTCTCTTTGTGCGCGTCGCGCGGGCTAGCCGCCCAACGACATGTTTTCGTAAACCAAGATGCGGTTCCAGTTGGTGAACCCCTGCACCCGTTTGGACAGACCGAAGATGTCCCTGCCATGCAAAATGGCGATCGACAGCGCATCTTCGTTCGCCTTGACCATCAGCTCCTGAAGCATTTTCTCACGCTTGCCGCGGTCCATTTCTTGGGCCGAGGCATGCAACAGGTCCATGTGCTCGGGAATGCAGATCGTCACCGCCGTCGAGTCGCAGGAGTACCACCGGAACGGAGTCGATGCGTCCATTTCCGGATCGACCAGGTACGAGAAGCCCGTTGCCTCGCCTTCCCACTTCTTTTGTAGAAGTTTGTTCAACCACTCGGAAAACTGAAGCGGCCGCAGCTCGACTTCAATCCCGATTTGTCCCAACTGTTGGGAGACGAAGGTATAGATTTCCGCATCGTTCGCGATGGCGCCGGTGATGACTTCGGCTTTCATCTTGAACCCGTTCGGATATCCCGCTTCGGTCAGAAGCGCCTTCGCCTTGGCCGGATCGTAAGGATACGGTTTCACATTCGGATTCCAGCCAAAGGTGTTGGGATTAGCGGGTTGGCTCGCCGGCACGGTAATACCGCCGAACAGGTTGGCGACGATTGCCTCTCGGTCGATCGCGTAGTTCGCCGCTTGGCGAACACGCTTATCGGCGAAAGGCGTCTTGCCGTCTTTCCACTTTCCGGTGAAGTCCTCGGAGAACACCATCAGCGACATCACATTGGGAGAGTCGTTCACGACGGCGACATTGCCGGACGCTTCGATGACCGCGATGTCGTCGGGTGACATGTTGGAAATGAGGTCGACCTGCCCTGCTTCGAGCGCTTGGCGCCGGGCAACCTGCTCGGGCAACTCCACAATGCGGATATTCTTGATCTTGCCCGGTCGCCACGACTTGTCGTGGGCGGTGAACAGGGCTTCGGTATCCTTCCAACTCACGACCTTCCACGGACCGGAGGTCACGGGGTCCGCGGCGTAACCGTCCTTGCCGCGATCGGCGAAGGCCTGCATTTCACCGATATATATGCGCTGGATGGTTGCCGGCCAGAGCGGGTCAGGCACTTTGGTTACGAACTCGACGGTCCGATCGTCGAGCGCTCTGTAACTTTCAAGTTTGCGGGCATCGCGCGCCACCGACGCAGGTTTCCCCTCTTCGGTGAGGAGGTAATCGAAGACTTTGACAACGTTATGTGCGCTGTTCTTGACGCCATTGGAAAAAACTACGTCGTCGCGCAGCGTAAAGCGCCAAGTGTTGTTGTTGACGAGTTCCCAACTGGTAGCGCCGTGCGGGACGATCTGACCCTTGTCATTGACCCGGGTGAGGCCATCGAAAATCCCCTCCCACCAATACATGGAAGGCACACCGCTGCCCGAGGAATAGACGTTGCCACGTGACGGTGCCTTGGAGTACATGCCGATCCGCAAGGTGTCGGATGCGTCTTGCGCGACGCCGACCGACGCCGGCAGCGCGACAGCCGCCGACAGGGCCAAGGCCGCTACCGATTTCATTAGTGTCGTTCTCATAAAGCCTCCCTTTGACCTTGTGCCGGGGTTTTCCCCAGCATTCCCGACAAGCTTGTGGCGCTTCGCGAATGGGGTCAAGGAAACGTTCTAGGAACCAAGGAAATCGGCCATTGCGGCTTGGCGCAGCGTCCCGTCGCCGGTCACTTTCTTGCATACCGCTTGGCTCAATGCCTGCGCGAGTCGGTCGGCGTGACTGTCGAGCAGATCCTCCGCTACAGACGCAATAAGCACCGGTTGCGACACCTGTCCAACGATCGAAGGGTCCATCCCAAGACATGCCCTGACGTAGTCGCCGTAGGTCGCTGGCGCCTTGAGCCAGTCCAACAACCGCTGCTGCAACTGGACTGAATCAATCTCCGGGTCAGACCAGCGAATGGCCTCGCGCCGCCGATCGTACCAGGGCCAAAAGAATGCCCGGTCGCGTAGCATGTGCCACGCGGTGAGCCAGTGCGTACCGTCCCATATCGGTTCGATCGTTGGTGCGTAATGCGCGGCCAGTTCTGCGCGGGCAGCGTCTTCCGCAAACACCGGACGATCAAGAACGACCTTTTCAACCCGTTCTCCGTCGTGCACTGCCAGGGCCAGCGCCAACGCAGCGCCAAGGGAATCGCCATAAACGTCGTAGCGATCGAACCCCGTCGCCGCCACCACAGCACTAACATCCGCGGCATAGGCAGACAGATCGCCGGCTGCGGCAAGCGAATCGGACTCGGCATTGCCCGCGACATCGAGGGCGACAAACGGACGTCCGCGACTGAGTGCTTCGGCCTGCGGCAACACCGTCCGTGAACTCCCCATGTCACCATGCAACAACACGACCGGCCGACCGATGCCCGTGCCGCCACGCCGGACCAGGCGCTGTCCACCGTCGATGCCGACATAGTCCCGCCACGTTGCCGCACGCGGCGTCGGCGGCACCGCTGCTGCGGTTTTGGAATCGCCCGCGTCACACCAGGCGAGGCTGGCTCGGATCGCCTCGATCCATCCGTCCTTGCCGGTCTCCAAGACCCGCACCCCCGCCGGTAAGTCGGTCAGGCGCTTTGCCTCGGGTGCCAGGACATCGCCCACCCGGGCCACGACGGTCGACTTGACGCCAAGCAGGTACATCGCCGCGCGGCTA
Above is a window of Alphaproteobacteria bacterium DNA encoding:
- a CDS encoding ABC transporter substrate-binding protein; this translates as MRTTLMKSVAALALSAAVALPASVGVAQDASDTLRIGMYSKAPSRGNVYSSGSGVPSMYWWEGIFDGLTRVNDKGQIVPHGATSWELVNNNTWRFTLRDDVVFSNGVKNSAHNVVKVFDYLLTEEGKPASVARDARKLESYRALDDRTVEFVTKVPDPLWPATIQRIYIGEMQAFADRGKDGYAADPVTSGPWKVVSWKDTEALFTAHDKSWRPGKIKNIRIVELPEQVARRQALEAGQVDLISNMSPDDIAVIEASGNVAVVNDSPNVMSLMVFSEDFTGKWKDGKTPFADKRVRQAANYAIDREAIVANLFGGITVPASQPANPNTFGWNPNVKPYPYDPAKAKALLTEAGYPNGFKMKAEVITGAIANDAEIYTFVSQQLGQIGIEVELRPLQFSEWLNKLLQKKWEGEATGFSYLVDPEMDASTPFRWYSCDSTAVTICIPEHMDLLHASAQEMDRGKREKMLQELMVKANEDALSIAILHGRDIFGLSKRVQGFTNWNRILVYENMSLGG
- a CDS encoding class I SAM-dependent methyltransferase, which codes for MDTQIRHPMLVRGKHDELSRQQFVHNLRLCLAADVMPGNRTVYEQRVKPAFRRKKKRDPKDRHEVRREMTKDPYYRLFSATQRASQEMMWDSVTDSVERELPELKKRARGNPHKTKGTLRIGKNFEVPRYHTAADIHLQPGGYHATPDGEDSIAAGALYDRSVFIYAVGGMGDMNDDLGKTVIDYYRANYPGENPTRILDMGCSVGHSTLAWAQAYPKAEVHGLDCGAGMVRYADARARHLGITAHFSQQNAEKTDFPDNHFDVVVSHIMLHETSASAIKNIIRESRRILRPGGVMMHLDLARNEGMKPFDSFLMDWEAYNNNETFLVRLRDMDWKKIAVDAGFKPSKCKIDGSMMHTARKMLEAGQKPHYTATFPILVGCK
- a CDS encoding alpha/beta fold hydrolase translates to MTTPATTRHFLRVGDREIHYRRAGSGPPFILLHSSPQSAAFVLPGLLPLAQDWTLIGLDTPGYGGSDPLPQEAPSAMDYADATVAAMDALGIARAPIYGTHTGAHIALEVGLRHPERVAGLVLDGISFNTPAEAKERLDRYAPEFHPTADGAHLAWAWQHTRDQIVFYPWFRTEKARRLDSAMAPPAYIHDIVLAKMDAAGYWLGYRAAFGHDSRAAMYLLGVKSTVVARVGDVLAPEAKRLTDLPAGVRVLETGKDGWIEAIRASLAWCDAGDSKTAAAVPPTPRAATWRDYVGIDGGQRLVRRGGTGIGRPVVLLHGDMGSSRTVLPQAEALSRGRPFVALDVAGNAESDSLAAAGDLSAYAADVSAVVAATGFDRYDVYGDSLGAALALALAVHDGERVEKVVLDRPVFAEDAARAELAAHYAPTIEPIWDGTHWLTAWHMLRDRAFFWPWYDRRREAIRWSDPEIDSVQLQQRLLDWLKAPATYGDYVRACLGMDPSIVGQVSQPVLIASVAEDLLDSHADRLAQALSQAVCKKVTGDGTLRQAAMADFLGS